From Rhodococcus sp. B7740, one genomic window encodes:
- the mmsB gene encoding 3-hydroxyisobutyrate dehydrogenase encodes MSEKTIGFIGLGHMGGPMAANLVAAGYTVQGFDLVPAALEQATKDGVTVMESAVAAVADADIVITMLPNGRLVLGLYADLLPAAAPGTLFIDSSTIDVADAHTAHKLVHEAGHRSLDAPVSGGVGGAAAGTLTFMVGGSEEDFASAAEVLDVMGRKVVHCGAAGNGQAAKICNNMILGVSMIAISEAFVLGEKLGLSNQALFDVASTASGQCWALTTNCPVPGPVPTSPANNEYKPGFAAALMDKDLGLAANALRDNGVEGVLGLRAAELYSRFKETSGGGTDVDFSGIINDIRERSNGAGQ; translated from the coding sequence ATGAGCGAGAAGACGATCGGCTTCATCGGCCTCGGCCACATGGGTGGACCGATGGCCGCCAATCTGGTGGCGGCCGGCTACACGGTGCAGGGCTTCGACCTGGTTCCCGCCGCGCTCGAGCAGGCCACGAAGGACGGCGTCACCGTGATGGAATCGGCCGTGGCCGCCGTCGCCGATGCCGACATCGTCATCACGATGCTGCCCAACGGCAGACTGGTACTGGGGTTGTACGCGGACCTGCTGCCCGCTGCCGCGCCGGGTACGTTGTTCATCGATTCCTCGACCATCGACGTCGCCGATGCGCACACCGCCCACAAGCTGGTGCACGAGGCAGGACACCGCAGTCTGGACGCGCCGGTTTCCGGCGGAGTCGGGGGAGCGGCCGCAGGAACACTGACCTTCATGGTCGGCGGTTCCGAGGAGGATTTCGCCTCTGCTGCAGAGGTTCTCGACGTCATGGGTCGCAAGGTGGTGCACTGCGGTGCAGCAGGCAACGGCCAGGCCGCCAAGATCTGCAACAACATGATTCTCGGAGTGTCGATGATCGCCATCAGTGAGGCCTTCGTGCTGGGGGAGAAGCTGGGGCTGAGCAATCAGGCACTGTTCGACGTGGCGTCGACTGCGTCGGGTCAATGTTGGGCACTGACGACGAACTGCCCGGTGCCAGGACCGGTCCCGACGAGCCCTGCCAACAACGAGTACAAGCCCGGCTTCGCGGCGGCTCTCATGGACAAGGACCTGGGTCTGGCTGCCAATGCACTGCGCGACAACGGTGTCGAGGGTGTCCTCGGCCTACGGGCGGCCGAGTTGTACTCTCGGTTCAAGGAAACATCCGGGGGCGGCACCGATGTCGACTTCTCCGGCATCATCAACGACATCCGCGAGCGCTCGAACGGAGCAGGCCAGTGA
- a CDS encoding enoyl-CoA hydratase produces the protein MSDYETILLERRGRVGIITLNRPKALNALNSELMREVVSVVEELDADSGIGAILITGSERAFAAGADIKEMQPKSYMDVYLDDFFAAWDRLASARTPLIAAVSGYALGGGCELAMLCDVLIASDTAVFGQPEIKLGVIPGIGGSQRLTRAVGKAKAMEMCLTGRNMKVEEAERAGLVSRIVPVADLLDDAIATATTIAEMSLPVAQMAKEAVNRSFESSLREGVLFERRVFHSTFATEDQKEGMSAFIEKRTPNFQHR, from the coding sequence GTGAGTGACTACGAGACGATTCTGCTCGAGCGTCGGGGACGCGTCGGCATCATCACACTCAACCGTCCCAAGGCGCTGAACGCGCTCAACTCCGAGCTGATGCGCGAAGTGGTTTCGGTGGTCGAAGAACTCGACGCCGACTCCGGCATCGGTGCGATCCTGATCACCGGCTCCGAGCGAGCCTTCGCGGCCGGCGCCGACATCAAGGAGATGCAGCCCAAGTCCTACATGGACGTGTACCTCGACGACTTCTTCGCGGCGTGGGATCGACTTGCGTCGGCTCGGACGCCGTTGATCGCAGCGGTCTCCGGTTACGCGCTCGGCGGCGGGTGTGAACTCGCGATGCTGTGCGATGTCCTGATCGCCTCGGACACCGCGGTATTCGGACAACCCGAGATCAAGCTCGGCGTCATCCCGGGAATCGGCGGGTCGCAGCGCCTGACGCGAGCGGTGGGCAAGGCCAAGGCCATGGAGATGTGCTTGACCGGTCGCAACATGAAGGTCGAGGAAGCCGAGCGAGCCGGACTGGTCTCGCGCATCGTGCCGGTTGCCGATCTGCTCGACGACGCCATCGCGACCGCGACCACCATCGCCGAGATGTCGCTACCGGTTGCCCAGATGGCGAAGGAAGCGGTGAACCGATCGTTCGAGTCCAGTCTGCGCGAGGGTGTTCTGTTCGAGCGCCGCGTGTTTCACTCGACTTTCGCCACCGAGGATCAGAAGGAAGGTATGTCGGCCTTCATCGAGAAGCGGACGCCGAACTTCCAGCACCGGTAG
- a CDS encoding MarR family winged helix-turn-helix transcriptional regulator: MPAPSPLPLDPIAEAHRQWTKHGWSEAADGMAAVTSLMRAQQIMLARVEEALKPTGLTFSRYELLTLLTFTKNGALPMAKASARLQVHPTSVTNAVDRLESVGYVRRIPHPSDRRTTLVEITEQGRTLAVEATERLNSLVFARPGLARDKLMALVRILAELRSDAGDFDSDDITTSF, encoded by the coding sequence ATGCCAGCACCGTCCCCGCTTCCCCTCGATCCCATTGCAGAGGCACACCGCCAGTGGACCAAGCACGGCTGGTCCGAGGCCGCCGACGGTATGGCCGCAGTGACGTCGTTGATGCGTGCGCAGCAGATCATGCTGGCACGGGTCGAGGAAGCGTTGAAGCCGACGGGACTGACCTTTTCGCGCTACGAATTGCTGACGTTGTTGACCTTCACCAAGAACGGCGCTCTTCCGATGGCGAAGGCAAGCGCACGTCTGCAGGTGCATCCCACGAGCGTGACCAACGCTGTCGATCGCCTCGAGTCGGTGGGATACGTTCGACGCATCCCGCATCCGAGCGATCGGCGCACCACGCTGGTCGAAATCACCGAGCAGGGACGCACGTTGGCGGTCGAGGCCACCGAGCGCCTGAACTCACTGGTGTTCGCACGCCCCGGGCTGGCGCGTGACAAGTTGATGGCGCTCGTTCGGATCCTGGCGGAACTGCGTTCGGATGCAGGCGATTTCGACAGTGATGACATAACCACATCGTTCTGA
- a CDS encoding DUF2254 domain-containing protein yields the protein MKEHLAKLRESFWFIPAVLGVVALVLAQALVSLDRYLLDTRVDLTGSLLYHVGASGSRDILGAIGGSMLGVAATSFSITISVLATASSSYGPRLVRNFMADRGNQVVLGIFGATFLYSLMVLRSIRSIESDGSVFVPDIAVNVAVALAVVDVGVLVYFIHHIAQSIQVATLSARVRDELSESVDALYPPEQPADAASAEGIVKPPVYTTVLAEESGVIIDIDENGLLDIAADTDTLIDIHRVPGDHVVAGEPLADVLADRSADISADAIGRVRGSFDIGTSRTPRHDIAFAVEQMTEMAVRALSTGVNDPYTARNAIDDLTVGLVAVVQRPMPYRARRGSDGTVRVITRRVAVPSLIDHALDAVRIYGTGSPMVVQAGIRLAERVGRAAQSSENVDAVLTQLDLLDRALASGDTDTARTVEAREQISLARVAITDRVPLAVPRVVIR from the coding sequence ATGAAGGAACACTTGGCCAAGCTGCGAGAATCGTTCTGGTTCATTCCTGCCGTCCTCGGAGTTGTCGCACTCGTGCTCGCGCAGGCACTGGTGAGTCTCGATCGCTACCTGCTGGACACCCGCGTGGATCTGACGGGCTCGCTGCTCTATCACGTGGGTGCCAGCGGTAGCCGCGACATCCTCGGTGCGATCGGCGGGTCGATGCTCGGCGTGGCGGCGACGTCGTTCTCCATCACCATCTCGGTCCTCGCCACCGCCAGCTCCTCGTACGGCCCCCGCCTGGTGCGCAACTTCATGGCCGATCGCGGGAACCAGGTGGTGCTCGGCATCTTCGGTGCCACGTTCCTGTACTCGCTGATGGTGCTGCGGTCGATTCGCTCGATCGAATCCGACGGGTCGGTCTTCGTGCCGGACATCGCCGTGAACGTCGCGGTGGCGCTCGCGGTGGTCGACGTGGGTGTGCTCGTCTACTTCATCCATCACATCGCGCAGTCGATCCAGGTGGCGACGCTGTCCGCCCGCGTCCGGGACGAACTGTCCGAGTCCGTCGACGCGCTCTACCCACCCGAGCAGCCCGCCGATGCGGCATCGGCGGAGGGCATCGTCAAGCCGCCCGTCTACACGACGGTGTTGGCCGAGGAGTCCGGGGTGATCATCGACATCGACGAAAACGGCTTGTTGGACATCGCTGCCGACACCGACACGTTGATCGACATTCATCGAGTACCCGGTGACCATGTCGTTGCCGGTGAACCGCTCGCCGACGTCCTGGCAGATCGCTCGGCAGACATCTCGGCGGACGCGATCGGACGAGTTCGAGGGTCGTTCGACATCGGCACCAGTCGAACACCCCGACACGACATCGCTTTCGCAGTCGAGCAGATGACCGAAATGGCGGTACGCGCTCTGTCGACGGGGGTCAACGATCCGTACACGGCACGCAATGCCATCGACGATCTCACGGTCGGACTCGTCGCAGTCGTCCAGCGCCCCATGCCCTATCGTGCTCGTCGCGGCTCCGACGGCACCGTGCGGGTGATCACCCGCCGCGTTGCCGTTCCGTCGTTGATCGACCATGCCCTCGATGCCGTGCGGATCTACGGCACCGGCAGCCCCATGGTGGTGCAGGCAGGCATACGTCTGGCCGAACGAGTGGGTCGCGCGGCACAGTCCTCCGAGAACGTCGATGCCGTACTGACCCAGCTGGACCTGCTGGACCGCGCGCTGGCATCCGGCGACACCGACACCGCCCGCACAGTCGAAGCCCGAGAGCAGATCTCGCTCGCCCGCGTGGCGATCACGGATCGAGTTCCGCTCGCAGTACCTCGCGTCGTGATTCGGTAG
- a CDS encoding class I SAM-dependent DNA methyltransferase: protein MTTRWQAENSADDSARYIERFDRLAERGVDLHGEARMVDAVVSPASSILDAGCGTGRLGAELARRGHRVTAVDLDPVLAEAARAHSELDVHVADLTTLDLGRTFDAAVAAGNVLVFMKPGTERAALERIWAHLTGGGVFVAGFATDREYTVDMLDADLAATGFVLEHRFATWDLRPWRVDADWAVTVARKPALLA, encoded by the coding sequence GTGACCACACGCTGGCAGGCCGAGAACTCCGCAGACGATTCCGCACGCTACATCGAGCGTTTCGACCGCCTGGCCGAACGTGGCGTGGATCTGCACGGCGAGGCCCGCATGGTCGACGCGGTGGTCTCCCCCGCGTCGAGCATTCTCGATGCCGGATGCGGTACCGGCCGACTCGGCGCGGAGTTGGCCCGACGCGGACACCGGGTGACCGCAGTGGATCTCGATCCGGTTCTGGCCGAGGCAGCGCGCGCACATTCCGAACTCGACGTGCACGTCGCCGATCTGACGACGCTGGATCTCGGCCGGACCTTCGACGCGGCCGTGGCCGCGGGCAACGTACTGGTCTTCATGAAACCCGGAACCGAACGCGCAGCGCTCGAACGCATCTGGGCACACCTGACCGGTGGCGGGGTCTTCGTCGCCGGATTCGCCACCGATCGGGAGTACACCGTCGACATGCTCGACGCGGATCTGGCGGCGACCGGCTTCGTCCTCGAACACAGATTCGCGACCTGGGATCTGCGGCCCTGGCGCGTCGACGCGGATTGGGCCGTCACCGTGGCACGCAAGCCCGCTCTGCTGGCCTGA
- a CDS encoding DUF305 domain-containing protein, with protein sequence MTAPTPTENAEATTSATKPSQRTALVALALIAVLAIGFAVGFLVQSPLGGDDSAPAADSVDVGFAQDMTVHHNQAIEMAAVALTNASDQAVKNLAFDMLTSQQNQVGQMQGWLALWDRAPISTDGYMTWMAEDDSHGHSMGGMSMDPGSSDPTRAMPGMASSAELAALRQATGSDVDVMFLQLMLRHHEGGLAMMEYAQTHAQSPAVINLAKSMVATQTSESTLMKQMLAEKGAQPLPEG encoded by the coding sequence ATGACCGCACCGACACCGACCGAGAATGCGGAGGCCACCACGTCCGCGACCAAGCCGAGCCAGCGCACCGCGCTGGTGGCCCTCGCGCTGATCGCCGTCCTCGCGATCGGCTTCGCCGTGGGCTTCCTGGTGCAGAGTCCACTGGGCGGCGACGACAGTGCACCGGCCGCGGACTCGGTCGATGTCGGCTTTGCTCAGGACATGACCGTGCACCACAACCAGGCCATCGAGATGGCCGCGGTGGCGCTGACCAACGCCTCCGATCAGGCCGTCAAGAACCTGGCGTTCGACATGCTGACCTCGCAGCAGAACCAGGTGGGACAGATGCAGGGCTGGTTGGCCCTGTGGGATCGCGCACCGATCTCGACCGACGGCTACATGACCTGGATGGCCGAGGACGACTCGCACGGTCACTCGATGGGCGGGATGTCCATGGATCCCGGATCCTCTGATCCCACCCGGGCCATGCCGGGAATGGCCAGTTCGGCCGAACTCGCCGCGCTTCGCCAAGCCACCGGCTCGGACGTCGACGTGATGTTCCTCCAGCTCATGTTGCGCCACCACGAGGGCGGCCTGGCGATGATGGAGTACGCGCAGACGCACGCGCAGTCACCTGCGGTGATCAATCTGGCGAAGTCCATGGTTGCCACCCAGACCAGCGAGTCGACGCTGATGAAGCAGATGCTCGCCGAGAAGGGTGCGCAGCCGCTGCCCGAGGGGTGA
- a CDS encoding DUF3105 domain-containing protein, with translation MPTGPDKGSQNKSAAKADKAINAANKKSARKKKGGVPTATGRQIPWLTVAGVVVVVGLVAGLGINLYPKYQDRAEAQKFAPSEANQDPSTGIEGVTVQEYPAALHVGRTQRVAYDQSPPFGGPHDAVWATCTGIVYPEAIRTENAVHSLEHGAVWVTYNPDDLNADQIQSLADRVDGETQMMMSPYPGLDSPVSLQSWGHQLKLDSVDDERIGQFISALRLNRFAYPEVGASCASVPNTSGDGFDPDNPPLFDASAPGADAVPMDGAGITPDASEAGGAGGMQLPSDLQIPAN, from the coding sequence ATGCCAACGGGTCCCGACAAAGGCAGTCAGAACAAGTCGGCTGCGAAGGCAGACAAAGCCATCAATGCAGCCAACAAGAAGTCAGCTCGCAAGAAGAAGGGCGGTGTGCCCACCGCCACGGGCAGGCAGATTCCCTGGCTGACGGTTGCCGGTGTCGTCGTTGTCGTCGGTCTCGTAGCGGGCCTCGGGATCAATCTGTATCCGAAGTACCAGGACCGAGCCGAGGCGCAGAAGTTCGCACCCAGCGAGGCCAATCAGGATCCGTCGACGGGCATCGAGGGTGTGACCGTGCAGGAGTACCCCGCGGCTCTACACGTCGGGCGCACGCAGCGGGTCGCCTACGACCAGTCGCCGCCGTTCGGTGGACCGCACGATGCCGTGTGGGCAACCTGCACGGGAATCGTCTATCCCGAAGCCATTCGCACCGAGAATGCCGTGCACTCCCTCGAGCACGGTGCCGTCTGGGTCACCTACAACCCCGACGACCTGAACGCGGACCAGATCCAGTCGCTGGCCGATCGCGTCGACGGTGAAACGCAGATGATGATGTCGCCGTACCCCGGCCTCGACTCCCCGGTCTCGCTGCAGTCGTGGGGCCACCAGCTCAAGCTGGACAGCGTGGACGACGAACGCATCGGACAGTTCATCTCTGCACTTCGACTCAATCGCTTCGCCTACCCGGAGGTCGGTGCCAGCTGCGCGTCCGTCCCGAACACCAGCGGTGACGGCTTCGATCCCGACAACCCGCCACTCTTCGATGCCTCCGCTCCTGGCGCGGACGCGGTGCCGATGGACGGTGCCGGGATCACTCCCGACGCCAGCGAGGCCGGTGGCGCCGGCGGGATGCAGCTGCCCAGCGATCTCCAGATCCCCGCGAACTGA
- the argS gene encoding arginine--tRNA ligase — MTPADLAELLHATAAKVLADRGLDASVLPAKLTVERPRNPEHGDYATNVALQVAKKAGANPRDFAGWLAEALAADAAIADADVAGPGFLNIRLAAAAQGEIVARVLAAGAAFGNGSTMAGKKVNLEFVSANPTGPVHLGGTRWAAVGDALGRILTAHGAEVTREYFFNDHGAQIARFTHSLIAAAKGEPAPDNGYAGEYIADIAAHVLAERPDALALDTEAREEAFRSIGTELMFDRIKANLHEFGVDFDVYFHENSLFESGAVDKSVEYLKTSGSLYEKDGAWWLRSTDFGDDKDRVVIKSDGNAAYIAGDIAYFQNKRQRGFDLCIYMLGADHHGYIGRLKAAAAAFGDDPETVEVLIGQMVNLVRDGVAVKMSKRAGTVITLDDLVEAIGVDASRYVMIRSSVDSSIDIDLALWASASNENPVYYVQYAHARLASLARNAAELGISAQQPDLSLLTHEQEGELIRTIGEYPRVVASAAELREPHRIARYLEELAGAYHRFYGACRVLPQGDEEPGPVNTARLALGNATRQVLANGLELLGVSAPERM; from the coding sequence GTGACTCCCGCCGATCTTGCCGAACTGCTTCACGCGACCGCCGCGAAGGTGCTTGCCGACCGCGGCCTGGATGCATCCGTCCTGCCTGCGAAGCTGACCGTCGAGCGTCCCCGAAATCCCGAGCACGGCGACTACGCAACCAACGTGGCACTGCAGGTCGCGAAGAAGGCCGGAGCCAATCCCCGCGACTTCGCCGGCTGGCTCGCCGAGGCTCTCGCCGCCGACGCCGCCATCGCCGATGCCGACGTCGCAGGGCCCGGATTCCTGAACATCAGGCTGGCCGCCGCAGCGCAGGGCGAGATCGTCGCCCGCGTACTCGCCGCAGGTGCGGCATTCGGCAACGGTTCCACGATGGCAGGCAAGAAGGTCAACCTCGAGTTCGTCTCGGCCAACCCGACCGGCCCGGTGCACCTCGGTGGTACCCGGTGGGCCGCCGTCGGCGATGCACTCGGCCGCATCCTGACCGCCCACGGAGCAGAGGTCACCCGCGAGTACTTCTTCAACGATCACGGCGCTCAGATCGCGCGCTTCACTCACTCGCTCATCGCCGCAGCGAAGGGTGAGCCTGCACCCGACAACGGCTATGCGGGTGAGTACATCGCCGACATCGCAGCGCACGTGCTGGCCGAGCGACCCGACGCGCTCGCACTGGACACCGAGGCCAGGGAGGAGGCGTTCCGGTCCATCGGCACCGAGTTGATGTTCGATCGGATCAAGGCGAACCTGCACGAGTTCGGTGTCGACTTCGACGTCTACTTCCACGAGAACTCGCTCTTCGAGTCCGGGGCCGTCGACAAGTCGGTCGAATACCTCAAGACCTCGGGGAGCCTCTACGAGAAGGACGGGGCCTGGTGGCTGCGCTCCACCGACTTCGGTGACGACAAGGATCGCGTCGTCATCAAGAGCGACGGCAACGCCGCCTACATCGCCGGCGACATCGCCTACTTCCAGAACAAGCGGCAGCGCGGCTTCGACCTGTGCATCTACATGCTCGGAGCAGACCACCACGGGTACATCGGACGGCTCAAGGCGGCCGCGGCTGCGTTCGGAGACGACCCCGAGACCGTCGAGGTGCTCATCGGCCAGATGGTCAACCTCGTCCGCGACGGCGTGGCCGTGAAGATGAGCAAGCGTGCCGGAACCGTCATCACCCTCGACGACCTGGTCGAAGCCATCGGCGTCGATGCTTCCCGCTACGTGATGATCCGTTCGTCCGTCGACTCGAGCATCGACATCGACCTCGCGCTGTGGGCGAGCGCGAGCAACGAGAACCCGGTGTACTACGTCCAGTACGCCCACGCCCGCCTTGCCTCGCTCGCACGCAATGCCGCCGAACTGGGAATCAGCGCTCAGCAGCCGGATCTGAGCCTGCTCACCCATGAGCAGGAAGGCGAGTTGATCAGGACGATCGGCGAGTATCCACGAGTGGTGGCCAGCGCCGCCGAACTACGCGAACCACACCGGATCGCCCGCTACCTCGAGGAGCTGGCGGGGGCGTACCACCGCTTCTACGGTGCGTGTCGAGTACTTCCACAAGGAGACGAGGAGCCCGGACCTGTGAACACCGCACGACTGGCGTTGGGGAACGCGACCCGGCAGGTCCTGGCCAACGGCCTCGAACTGCTCGGCGTCAGCGCACCGGAGCGCATGTGA
- the lysA gene encoding diaminopimelate decarboxylase, with the protein MSAHPAGPKHADSPAKESMSHRPADASEMTTLPEQVWPRNAERGEDGTVRLAGVSVTELAEQYGTPLFVVDEDDFRSRCREMAAAFGAPERVHYASKAFLCGEIARWVADEGLSLDICSGGELAIALAAGFPADRIAMHGNNKSVAELEAGVRAGVEHVVLDSNIEIDRLDDVAGAAGVVQDVLIRITVGVEAHTHEFIATAHEDQKFGFSLADGSALDAVRRVFAADNLRLVGLHSHIGSQIFEVDGFELAAHKVIGLLRDIVSEFGVDKTSQISTLDLGGGMGISYVPTDDPPPVEQLAAKLTAIVETESAAVGLPVPTIAVEPGRAIAGPGTVTLYEVGTIKDVTVDKTTRRRYISVDGGMSDNIRTSLYQAEYDCRLVSRTSEAEALVARVVGKHCESGDIVIKNTWMPADVGPGDLLAVAATGAYCYSMSSRYNLLTRPAVVAVKDGHSRLILRRETIEDLLSLEVQP; encoded by the coding sequence GTGAGCGCACATCCGGCAGGACCCAAACATGCCGATTCCCCCGCGAAAGAGTCGATGTCCCATCGCCCGGCCGACGCGTCGGAGATGACGACGCTGCCCGAGCAGGTGTGGCCCCGCAACGCCGAGCGCGGTGAGGACGGCACCGTCCGTCTCGCCGGAGTGTCGGTCACCGAGCTCGCAGAGCAGTACGGCACACCGTTGTTCGTCGTCGACGAAGACGATTTCCGTTCGCGCTGCCGTGAAATGGCGGCAGCGTTCGGGGCACCCGAACGAGTTCACTACGCCTCCAAGGCTTTCCTGTGCGGAGAGATCGCACGTTGGGTGGCCGACGAAGGACTCTCGCTCGACATCTGCTCCGGGGGAGAGTTGGCCATCGCGTTGGCTGCCGGATTCCCGGCCGATCGAATTGCCATGCACGGCAACAACAAATCGGTCGCCGAGCTCGAGGCGGGCGTGCGCGCAGGCGTCGAACATGTGGTACTCGACTCCAACATCGAGATCGATCGACTAGACGACGTCGCCGGAGCGGCCGGTGTGGTGCAGGACGTGCTGATCCGCATCACCGTCGGTGTCGAAGCGCATACGCACGAGTTCATCGCCACCGCGCACGAGGACCAGAAGTTCGGCTTCTCGCTCGCCGACGGCTCGGCGCTCGACGCCGTCCGGCGCGTGTTCGCTGCCGACAACCTTCGCCTCGTGGGACTGCACAGTCACATCGGTTCGCAGATATTCGAGGTCGACGGCTTCGAGCTGGCAGCGCACAAGGTCATCGGGCTGCTCCGAGACATCGTCTCGGAGTTCGGCGTCGACAAGACCTCCCAGATCTCGACGCTGGATCTCGGTGGCGGCATGGGTATTTCGTACGTGCCGACCGACGACCCGCCGCCGGTGGAGCAGCTCGCGGCGAAGTTGACTGCCATCGTGGAGACGGAATCCGCCGCAGTAGGACTGCCTGTCCCGACGATCGCCGTGGAACCCGGCCGCGCCATCGCCGGACCGGGCACCGTCACGCTCTACGAGGTCGGCACCATCAAGGACGTCACCGTCGACAAGACGACGCGCAGGCGCTACATCAGCGTCGACGGCGGCATGAGCGACAACATCCGAACCTCGCTGTACCAGGCCGAATACGATTGCCGGCTGGTCTCGCGCACGAGCGAAGCCGAGGCGCTCGTGGCTCGGGTGGTCGGAAAGCATTGTGAGAGTGGCGACATCGTCATCAAGAACACGTGGATGCCGGCGGACGTCGGCCCGGGTGACCTGCTCGCGGTAGCGGCCACCGGGGCCTACTGCTACTCCATGTCCAGTCGCTACAACCTGCTGACGCGGCCCGCTGTGGTTGCGGTCAAGGACGGGCATTCGCGCCTGATCCTGCGGCGGGAAACCATCGAAGATCTGCTCAGCTTGGAGGTTCAGCCATGA
- a CDS encoding homoserine dehydrogenase, producing MTSKPIGVAVLGLGNVGSEVVRILTENAEDFEARIGAPLEIRGIAVRRVDGDRGVPPELLTDDPAELVGRDDVDIVVEVLGGIDIPRKLVLSALEKGKSVITANKALLAEYTGELADAAEKSRADLYFEAAVAGAIPVVRPLMQSLAGDRVNKVAGIVNGTTNFILSAMDETGADYAETLAEAGRLGYAEADPTADVEGYDAASKAAILASIAFHTRVTAGDVYREGISKITADDLETAKSLDCTIKLLAICERIVTPKGKERISARVYPALVPLNHPLAAVNGAFNAVVVEAEAAGRLMFYGQGAGGAPTASAVLGDLVMAARNKFYGGRGPLESKYAKLKVAPMGDILTRYYVSMQVADKPGVLATVAAEFSKRDVSISTVRQQGSGDGARLVVVTHLAADSALSDTVASLEQLDVVVNVASVLRLEGTTV from the coding sequence ATGACATCGAAGCCGATAGGCGTCGCCGTACTCGGACTCGGAAACGTCGGCAGCGAGGTCGTTCGAATCCTCACCGAGAACGCCGAGGACTTCGAGGCGAGAATCGGTGCGCCACTCGAGATTCGGGGCATCGCTGTGCGTCGGGTCGACGGTGATCGTGGAGTTCCGCCCGAGCTGCTCACCGACGATCCGGCCGAACTCGTCGGCCGCGACGACGTCGACATCGTCGTCGAGGTGCTCGGTGGAATCGACATTCCCCGCAAGCTGGTGCTCTCTGCCCTGGAGAAGGGTAAGTCCGTCATCACGGCCAACAAGGCCTTGCTGGCCGAGTACACCGGAGAACTGGCCGACGCGGCCGAGAAGTCGCGCGCCGACCTGTATTTCGAGGCCGCCGTGGCCGGAGCCATTCCCGTGGTTCGCCCGCTGATGCAGTCCCTCGCAGGTGACCGCGTGAACAAGGTCGCCGGCATCGTCAACGGCACCACCAACTTCATCCTCTCGGCCATGGACGAGACCGGAGCGGACTACGCCGAGACCCTCGCCGAGGCAGGGCGTCTGGGCTACGCCGAGGCCGACCCGACCGCCGACGTCGAAGGCTACGACGCTGCATCGAAGGCCGCGATCCTGGCGTCCATCGCGTTCCACACGCGGGTCACGGCCGGTGACGTCTACCGCGAGGGCATCAGCAAGATCACCGCGGACGATCTCGAGACCGCGAAATCCCTGGACTGCACCATCAAACTGCTGGCCATCTGCGAGCGAATCGTCACGCCCAAGGGCAAGGAGCGAATCTCCGCTCGGGTCTACCCAGCGCTCGTTCCGCTGAACCACCCGTTGGCAGCGGTGAACGGTGCGTTCAACGCCGTGGTCGTCGAAGCGGAGGCGGCCGGCCGCCTGATGTTCTACGGCCAGGGTGCAGGCGGTGCGCCGACCGCGTCCGCGGTACTCGGCGACCTGGTGATGGCCGCTCGCAACAAGTTCTACGGCGGACGGGGTCCACTCGAATCCAAGTACGCCAAGCTCAAGGTGGCCCCCATGGGTGACATCCTCACTCGCTACTACGTCAGCATGCAGGTCGCAGACAAGCCAGGTGTTCTCGCCACGGTGGCGGCCGAGTTCTCCAAGCGCGACGTCAGCATTTCCACGGTGCGTCAGCAGGGCTCGGGTGACGGAGCCAGGCTCGTCGTCGTCACGCACCTCGCGGCCGATTCCGCACTGTCCGACACCGTTGCATCCCTCGAGCAGCTCGACGTCGTCGTCAACGTCGCCAGCGTTCTCCGATTGGAAGGCACCACCGTATGA